tgtattcaaAATTGCTGCCTAGTGGGAAAATAATTTGTCTGTAATAAAAGTACTTTAGTTATCTAAAGTTTTAATAGAGGTTTCATAAAGTAGACTGCGTGAGAGACTTGTAGACTTCAATAGATCCATGCAATAAGATCACGTATCAACATTCAAGTAAAGTTTCATGTTCAACTATTCTTACACCCACTAAAACCCAATGATTACTTGTCTGACTATGCTGCATTACTGTTGATTTGGTTTCAGATGTGAGACGTATGTGGGCAAAAAAGGAGGAGAGCAGGTGCTCGAGCTAGACAACTCGTGTGCCTCAAGCGTCGGAGATGTTCTGCACGAGCTGCTGCACACGCTTGCATTCTACCACGAGCATCAGAGACCTGACAGAAACTCGTACATCGATGTTTATATAAATAACGTGTTGCAGAGCAGTAAGTTAAATGACTAATTAGTCTTGTTTATCGGCTCTATTCAAAAAACACCAGTGCTAGCGAACGGATGTTAGCGAGGTTGTTTATCCTGCTGGTGTAGGGAAAGTCACAAACCCTTCACAAGCATGGTTAAGCTGTCAATTTCTTTAGTAGTTTATGTTTGTATAATAACAAAGTTGTTAGAAAAGGCAATTGatcacaaaaattattagatGAGGCGCCAGTGGATGAGAAAATAGAAATAGCAATTGATTATTGGAGCAGTTAAGTTATATATCTACCAGCATTGCCATTTCTTTACGAAaatagaaaaatcttttaaatctATAATTTCTGAGCAAGTTAAGTTACCTATGTAGGTACTTGTTACAAGATGTCAAGTGCTGCTCCCTCGCTCACCTCTACCCCCGCTGCTCTCTATACTGGGGTATATTATTGTATGAAATAGCTCTCCTGCTAtgaaaacctatttaaacactaGTTAGCGCTCTTCATCGTCCCTCTAAAAGTTAAATATATCGAATTACTGTAAATAGATATGCTAGGATTGTGTAACAtagtttttaagcttttaatatttgcaaaaagcAATAAATCAAGCATCTCCAATGTCAAACTTGTCACATTTCTTTTCTTTAAATTATGCTTTTAATGAcatattacaaaaaaacattttttgtagaTGATATTTGTGCCAAACAAAGTTACAAAAAAACCAAATTAATGCTAAGATTTAGTGTTCAATTGCTACACTTGTGTCATGAACATGCAGTGTGATCATGCAGTGTGTATAATATGTGCATGTAAGTGCTGGTAGAAACGCAAATGAACAAAAGATAGAATCTGGTTAAATTTAATCAATAGAGACAGCAGTGGTTTGTAAAGTCAACAATCCTTTTGGAAGGTCAGCGAACCAGCTAACAATTCTCACTTGAAACTGACTCACTAAGGCGTGAACATTTCCTTTTTTGTTATATGACTGACTGATAGGAGGAGGCGTAGCACGCGTGCCCCGTTTTAAGGATATTACCTGGATACACAGGCTACTCGTCTAAgcagtttaaatataaaaaacttacgcttttcaaaatttaaaatataaaaatattaatatatgttttcaaattttaaattaaaatttttttatggttaataaattgataaaataattacatttatctcaaaaaatattattataaattgaaagaaatCATTATCCTTTCAACAGTAAAACGTCTTAGGTTTTCCTAGCCACAACGCTTCAAACAAAGACTAAATCAGGCTGCCTCTGATACCCTGCCTTGAGTTTTAAATCAAACCGAAACTGATAAAACTTGATACATGCTTCACAAGCTTATCAGTATGGTGAACATCTACAGGTTATTGTTTTGTGTGTCAACCTTGGTATATCTCTTTGTGTGTCAACCTTGGTATATCTCTTTGTGTGTCAACCTTGGTACATCTCTTTGTGTGTCAACCTTGGTATATCTCTTTTTGTGTGTCAACCTTGGTATATCTCTTTGTGTGTCAACCTCGGTATATATACTTAAGTACTAAACAAAGCAAGGCCTTCATAATTGATCAGAAATTGAATCAATAAAACATACAATATTGTTTTACAGAAAAAGAGAACTTTAATACAAAAAGGGGATTTCTCAGCAATCTCACAAACCTACCATATGACTATTTATCAGTAACTCACTACGGGGAGTATGCGTTTAGTGTTAACACACTACCTACCATACAGACTATTGACAGTTCAAAGCAAGCCTACATCGGCCAGCGGTGGAACCTTAGCTCACTAGACATCGACAAAGTACAGTTATACTACAATTGCGGTGAGATGCTACGCTTTTCTATGAGACTCGAGAGTGTCCAACATTCCTTCATTAATCTGTATTAAAAAATACACAACATAGCACAAGATGAATTCctgatttattaataatatctcTAACCAGTTTTTCTGCAGCTAAACTACCCTTGACAATTGTTCCGGCTCTCTTCCCCATCCTCTTCTTTTACAAAATGGCTTGAAGGTATATATAAGAATAGAGTTTCCCCTTACTATACCTGGCTTCGGGGTCTTTTTACTTTCTAATCTGTTTAGTTGCATCATCCTGAGGAGAGAAATAACCTTCCACAGCCTTGTGAACCTTCTCTGTGAGCATCACTGTGTAGTTTCAATGCTCTCTCCAATCAGAAGTGACATCCCTAACCTTTGGGTAATAAATACGGCTCTGATACAAATATACCTCATTCATCATTATGGTCTCATGCGACACCTGTCTTCAGGTCTACATCAGAAGCCTACTTTTCAGAAGCACCGATGCATCCATACCTGCCTTTGCTGTCGGGAGGACTACATGAAcaagaatttgctgaaaacatACCTGACCATCTATTTCAGGTACCAGGCTACATAATATTTTCTGTAGAACCTGGGGAGCACAAGTACTGATATCCACAAAACGCGGGTACAAAATGGGTCGAGGTACAGCATCTGGATTCGCTCCAACTGACCTGGTCCTCAGCATCGCTTGACGAAGCAGGATTGGTGAAGGCTTAGTTAGACCTTCCCTCAGCCCTCCTCAGTCCCAGCACCTGTTACCAAAAGTGTTTAGTTCTCATTTCAAGTAATATAAAAATTCTTATGCAAATAAAATAAGAGAGAACCCAAAGCACTACATGTACttagaaaataattaattaaatatatatggaTGGATCAACCTAAATAAAGGcattatttacatgtaagtttAGTCAGGGtatagcagtagttgaatatgttgTTTGTCAACTAGTTGTTTGTAAGATACAAGGCTATGTATTTATAGACAAGGGCTATAGTTGACATTCTTCAGACTATATAGTAGACTTCTTTCAGAGAAACTGCAGTTAGATACCAGTTTTCTGTGGTAGTTGAATGGCATTATGATCATTTTCTCTCAAGCTATGTGTTGCATGGATAAGGGGCAAAAGGGAAACTCATCACATCTCTAAAGGCCTGCTTTTCTGTTTGGATAAAGAAAGAGGTGGTGACCTAGTCAGCCGGAGTTGAGTGTTGGAGTACCAGCAACTTCACCGCGCATCAGTGCTTCTACCCGTACTTGGTGGGGCATCAGTAGAGAAGGCCCAAACCTTTTAAAGAATAGTGTATAGCTTGGAAACATTGAAGCAATGGTAGATGCTTTCCCATCTGATATCATCTAACTCTCTCATAGTCGCGCATTCAGCACTTCTGCTAAGTGTGCTTCTGCGTGAGACACAACCAGATAAGATCTGGCTGTTGGATGCTCTCTCGAAGGTCAAGGCAATGACGAAGCAAAGAACAGTTTGCCTACAGGTCTCTAACACAGCCATCCAACAGGAAATGAcatcagttttttaaaattgcaCACTCTAATGAGAAATTCTGCACACTATTCTGCAATTATGGTTGTCTTTTagcatataatgtatatgtctTCATCAGCAGGCTAGGCTCATTAGATAGCGCAAAAAAGGTGAAATCGCTGCTGAAACATGAAGATTTGAGATCTTACTAAACCAAAGAAAGCAGATGCACAACAAAAAAGTTCAGAGGAGCAGGTTCGCAACAAAGCATGATCAATGGttaaaaaaatgatgtttgCCAAGAGGCGCTGAGACATTCAGGGATGACTAGTAGGATTTGTTGTTATAtactattatcatattatatgaATCGTCTACTTACATTCATTAGTTTAAGTAGAAGTATTGAGTTAGTAAAAAACAGGTAGTAATCAATCAGTGATTCGATAAAACAGTTGTCTATTCTCAGAAGTAGCCCATCCTATAATAGACGACCAATATTCAGAAAGAGTTGCTGAACTAGCTGGCAGTTGAGCAGCTCTGGCCTTGGCTGTTTTACATATTTGTGACTAACTTTTTACACTTTTGTACTTGAACATTGCTAAGTCATAACACTCTTTCTATATTTCCACATTACCTCATTGTAGCGAGGCGGTGGTGTTAAATACTTGTCAAGTAAATATCTAGTATATATCTAGTCAAATCTACCTTAAAATCCCTTCAACATTGTACACAATTCTGCTTACCCTGTTATACAAATAACTGAATCTTCTTGGAAAGGTGAGCTTGTGTTGAATATTCAAATCACATTATCAGAATAGTTCGATCAATTAGAAACAAGGACTTATCCTCTTTTATTCGGTTGAAGTTATGACAGTGGGTACAATATGAGTAGAAGGTTGTTAATGAAGTTTcctttaatatattttaattcaaTTATTTCTGTTGTATTCTTTATACAGATGTGTTAATGTGGCATTGAATTGGTGTTTTACAGTAAACTTACCCATTGTGGACAGATGTGATACGGTGCCTTCTCAACCATTACATGGAAGTTGGATTCTCGTACAAGGGGAATCACAGAAGGTGGGAGCTAttatagaatatacatgtgAGGATGGGTACAAGCTTGTAGGACCAACAAACAGGTGGTGTCAGTTGGATGGCCAGTGGCTGGCTTACTCTCCATTCTGTGTTGGTTAGTGATTTTCAGCTCTAGATTGATCGTATAAAGTGCTGATTCTTATTCAGACTACCTTATtacgtattatatatattatatcattatatgtGATATCCATTATGACTCAATAAGAATTAAATGGTTATTATGTATGATGTTATATAACTAGTCTTATGGCATGGAAAACCCTGATTTCTTGAGCTTCCTGCTGAAGAGCTGGTGTGGAAAAGCTAAACCCAGCTTGGGTAGTTGCGCATATAggtgtactagctgtgctatcgGACGTTGCccagatattaaaaatcagcttataaacaatgagggataatgagagttgcctaccacttgctactagtctggcacattgccaatggaaaatttgagtaagcttattaATAAGAGCTACGGCTTCTACTGACGTTGTCATGACTCTGTACCATGACCGAAAGCGTAGCGGATTTTCtcccatatagcaacatatattgcctagcaaATCTATCAAGCATGTGTGGCTTAGTTCATGGGTTCCCAACCATGGAGGAATTCTCCCTAGGGCTGAATTTTGAATATACGAGGGGGAACAGAAAGGTTCATGGTCTGTTAAGTTTTTAATTTATGACCTGCGGCCATGTGAGTTTGGGTTTCttcatttaacattttggttttatctataacactagttgctaataatgagctactagtcataacccagatatatgtgaacacatccatccagattttgattggatagtaagttaacCTAGTTATAAACCAATTCACCACCATGCCaaaggtcatgtattgttgtgcGTTGTATGCGTGCCGTATAAgaattaataatatgttgttatatgtttagatacgtacaataaaatgggattCGATTTTGTATCGGTTGTTTTTAGTCGTGTGAGTTAAAAGTGTGTGGGGAATCAAATTTACGAAAAGGTATAGGGGGGAATGAAAATGAACAGGGAACGAAATGGGgaactgaatgaaaaaggttgggaacccctgcctTAGTTAGTAAGGCAGTCGGACTGGCGAATGGGAGGTTGCGAGATCAAGTCTTCTGCtttacggattctttattccaagattttaatagctatagctggacatatacacatatacacatacatacacacaaactttgagagatatatatatatagatgtaggaGTTGTCAGTTAGTGTAATGCTATAGTAGTGTTGTGTGTTCAGTAATCCGCCGATGTAGTAAAGGCAAACACTGTTCACATTTTAGACAATGTTCCAAGTTTGAAGCTGCGCGTAGCAATAGTTTTCCGAGGTGGTGCTTGTCAGTGTATTCTAATGGCACTGCACTATGTTTAGATAATTCCGTACTCTACTGTAACTTTGACGAGAATAACTGGTGCGGGTGGACAAGGTCATATGAGGGTGTCAGCGCTGACTATTGGTACCTCAACCAAAGAAAGACAAGGGATACTGAAACTGGTCCCAATAATGATCACACCACAATGGCATCCAAAGGTGAGCAATAACATTTTAATTAGTAATTATCTTCTCTTCCCATTTTTGGGCTAAAATTGGTAGCCTGAGTAACAGCAGTTAGTTCCTCGTGTTAATTAGCTTAACTAGGTCTAATGTAGAGAATCAGTTAAAGTGCATGACTATCAAATAGATCTATTAAGCTTAAATGGTTTTTCTTCCAAGAACGATTACAATGTACCATACATCTGTACTTGTACGAGTCTTGTACTTTTATATATTCTGTATTAATGCATGAACCTCAACATACAACTGTGTATGGGAAACCAGACACTGCTTTAGTCTGAGCCTCTAATTTCTTTCAACTACAAATGCTATTGTCCTATAGTTATATTATATCTTTCACATCTGCTTTATGCTCACAAAAGCAAAATCAAGTTTTTGATTTTATatattacgcaataaaaatatTCGTATGATTTTAGGGTTCTTCGCGTATGTAGAAGCAAGCAGAGCGAGACTGAACGATGTAGCTAAACTCACCTCTCCCGCCATCAGTACTTCATCACAGCCCTGGTGCTTCGGGTAGTCTATGAATAGACCTACTCTTCCAGCTAACACTAGCTCTATTAGCATGATATTCATTAGTAACTTTGTTAGGTCATCACAAGGCATAGACAT
The genomic region above belongs to Watersipora subatra chromosome 1, tzWatSuba1.1, whole genome shotgun sequence and contains:
- the LOC137395724 gene encoding meprin A subunit beta-like, which produces MRSQISRKSSRSNSVTHFDFCIEDTALIDKINAAFAQLQEHTCIKFESQTSRDFDYLRIEPGDSCETYVGKKGGEQVLELDNSCASSVGDVLHELLHTLAFYHEHQRPDRNSYIDVYINNVLQSKKENFNTKRGFLSNLTNLPYDYLSVTHYGEYAFSVNTLPTIQTIDSSKQAYIGQRWNLSSLDIDKVQLYYNCVNLPIVDRCDTVPSQPLHGSWILVQGESQKVGAIIEYTCEDGYKLVGPTNRWCQLDGQWLAYSPFCVDNSVLYCNFDENNWCGWTRSYEGVSADYWYLNQRKTRDTETGPNNDHTTMASKGFFAYVEASRARLNDVAKLTSPAISTSSQPWCFGFSYSMYGRAIGELSVFILEGQTETSIFSKSGGQGPNWFNYSFESLPTGATIQLQFRVKMLGQSKGDIALDDLLVSECSKFPV